GGACGCCTTTCAGCAGAGATCCGTCGGTCACTCCGCAGGCCGCAAATACAACGTTCTCACCCGGCGCGAGGTCTTCGGAGCGATAGATCTTCTTCATGTCTTTGATTCCCATTTTGGCAACGCGCTGTTCGAGTTCAGGACGGTCGATGACCAGCCGCGCCAGGATCTCGCCGTTGAGGCAGCGCATCGCAGCAGCGGTAATCACACCTTCTGGCGCTCCGCCGGTCCCCATGACGGCATGGACGCCAGTTCCGAGCACGGCGGCTGCAATGCCGGCGGAAAGATCGCCATCTCCAATCAGTTTAATGCGCGCTCCAGCCGTGCGAATTTCGTCAATGAGCTTTTCGTGACGTGGACGATCGAGCACGATAATGACCAGATCTTTCACGGCGCGATCCAGGCTCTTGGCGATCATCTTGAGGTTGTACTTCACAGGCGCATCGAGATCGATGCCGTCCTTGCACGCCGGACCGACGACGAGCTTTTCCATGTAGCAGTCGGGAGCGTGCAGCAATCCACCACGTTCTGAAGCGGCGAGGACCGTGATTGCGTTAGGAGCGCCGGTGGCGCAGAGATTCGTGCCTTCCAGCGGATCGACGGCGATATCAACTTCGGGAAGCGCCAGTGCCCCCTCGATTTTGGCTCCGACTTTCTCGCCGATGTAGAGCATCGGCGCCTTGTCGCGCTCGCCTTCGCCGATGACAATGGTGCCGCGCATCGGGATCGTGTCCATGGTGCGGCGCATGGCTTCGGTGGCCACTTGATCGGATTTAGGGCGATCCCCCATGCCCATCGTTTTGGCGGACTCAATGGCCGCTTCTTCGACGATGCGCGTGAATTCGAGCGCCAGCTCGAATTCCATCTGCTGCGTGAGTCCATTGCCCGATTGCACGGTTCCCAAAAGGGGCTTTGCCATGGAGATCCTCCGGTGAGCCACTAGCTCAGCAAAAGTACCGGCAGGAAGGGGCTGCCTGCAGGCGAAAACTGCTGATTATAGCCTGCTTGAGACAGAACCGGCGCCGGTAGGCGCCTGGACCGGAGATGGCGAATGGCCAGCTCCGGGCTTTGGAATGCTGCACGCAATCTGGAGAAACGCAGCCGCAACACAAGCGGCTGCCCCACCGGCTACCGCCGCCGGTTCTGTTCAGAAGGCGTCAATTCCCGTCACATTCGAGCCGATGATCAACGTGTGGATATCGTGCGTTCCCTCGTATGTTTTCACTGATTCGAGATTCATCATGTGGCGCATTATCGGATAGTCGTCAGCAATGCCGTTCGCGCCGAGAATGTCGCGAGAGAGGCGAGCACATTCGAGCGCCATCCACACGTTATTTCGTTTTGCCATTGAGATGTGCTGGTGCTGAACTTTTTCGGCGTCTTTCAACCGTCCAACTTGCAGCGCGAGCAACTGTGCTTTGGTGATTTCCGTGACCATCCACGCCAACTTCTCCTGCACAAGCTGGTGCGAGGCGATGGGCTGATCGCGAAACTGCTTGCGCAGCAGGGAGTATTGCAGCGCCGTGTCGTAGCAGGACATGGCAGCGCCGATCGCACCCCACGCTATCCCATATCGGGCCTGGTTCAGGCACATCAGCGGCGACTTCAATCCATCGGACTTCGGCAACAGGTTGCTCTCGGGTACGCGCACATCCTGCAAGGAGAGACCTGACGTAACCGATGCGCGCAGCGACCATTTCCCATGCACATCCTGCGCTGAAAAGCCCGGCCGATTCGTTTCCACGAGAAAGCCGCGGACCTTGCCCCCATGCTCCTCGCTTTTCGCCCAGATCACCGCGACGTCGGCGATGGAGCCGGAGGTGATCCACATCTTTTCGCCATTCAGAACGTACTCATTGCCCTGCTTCACCGCGCGCGTTCGCATGCCGCCGGGGTTCGACCCGAAGCCGGGTTCCGTCAGGCCGAAGCACCCCAGCTTTTCCCCTTTCGCGAGCTTTGGAAGCCATTGGTCCTTCTGCTCATCGCTGCCGAAGGCGTAAATGGGATACATCACCAGCGCCGACTGCACGCTGACGAACGAGCGCACACCGCTATCACCTCGTTCCAGTTCTTGCATAACGAGGCCATACTCCACATTCGACATGCCGGCGCAGCCGTAGCCTTTCAGGCTTGCGCCGAAGAATCCGAGTTCGGCCATGGGCTTTACCAGTTCGCGCGGAAAGCGTCCTTCGCGATTGCATTGTTCAATTATGGGAACGAGATTTTCTTCGATGAACTTGCGCGTGCTGTCGCGCACGAGTCGCTCGTCGTCTGAAAGCAGCGAGTCGAAATCGATGAAATCAACACCTTTGAACTTGAATGGAGGCATTCGGAGTCTCTCTTGTGCGGCAATGCAGGATGAAATTGTCGTTTGGTGAAAACAGATTAAGGTAACAGATGTTCAGGAGCTGGAGATATGTCGAGACGCTTCGCTCCGCGGGTCAGCACCGTTCGCGGGTACGAATGGATAAGCCCGCGTCTGCATAGTATCTGCGCTGGCTATTGCGTATGAGAATCACGGATTTTCTACCCCAGTGCTCTAGCTATCCACCCATTCGCTACCGCGAACGGTACTGACTAAACCTCGTCACGCGAAGAATTCACCCCTGCATGTCAAACGTGCAGGCCCTTCCAGCAGAAGCGCATCTGCTCCATCCCAGTGAACCACCTGCTTGCCTCCGGGCGCGTACACCTCAACCGGTGATGTCACCTTACCGCTGTGGATAGCAGCGATCGCGGAAGCGCACGAGCCAGTGCCGGACGATTGTGTCTCGCCGGCGCCGCGCTCCCAGATTCGGAACTCAATGCGGTTGCGCCCGAATATGCGAACCAGTTCTACGTTGGTTCCGTTCGGAAAATCGCGACTTTCGGCTATGGCCGACGCTCGGGCTTGCCAATTCGATGGAAAGTGCTCGACGAACTGCACGAAATGCGGATTACCGGTTGATATCTCCAGACCCTGCTCGCTGGAATTGTTGATTTTGAGGGTTTTCTCGCCCAGGACCTCAGCTCTTCCCATTTCGGTCATGAATTCGAAATCGCAATCGGAGCGCCGCAGGAGCATGCATTCCTTTTCTCCAGCCGCAGTGACAACCTGGACTTCCGAACCTCCGCGCGTTTCCACACACCAGGCAGCTACACAACGCGTTCCATTTCCGGAAATTTCTGCTTCTGAACCGTCGGCATTAAAAAGCCGCGCGTGGACTCGCCCTTGTGCGTCCAAGCTTACCCATTCCACTCCATCGGCTCCGATTCCGCGATGCCGGTCGCACAATCGGCGAGACAATGCCGCCACATCGGTTCCCATGTGCTCTGCATCGACGATCAGGAAATCGTTGCCGCAGGCCTCAGCTTTGTAAAACGGGATCGATCGCGCGCTCATTCTTCTTCCGATTTGGCGAAGGTGGCGACGCTCTCAATTCCGCGCTGCAGCTTGATCTTGGATTCGAGTGCGCGATGCTCCGGCACCGTGCAGGTGAGGTTGAAGAGCACGCGAGAGAGGTCTGCTGAGCGCCCAATCTGAAGGCCATGCATAAAATGATGCGACTCCTCAAACACTCGGTTGAGTTCGTCGAGAATCTCCGGTGCGCTCTTGCCGGTTACTTCATAGCTGACGGTGATTGGCTTGAGCCCGAGCCGCGCTTCCAGATATCCAAGCAGGTTGAGCGCAACCAGGATGATGACTGCAGTAAGTGTGGCAAGCAGGTAGTGCCCGGCGCCTGCAGCCATGCCGATGGAAGCAACTACCCAGATCGTAGCGGCAGTCGTAAGGCCGGAAACCCCACCTTTGTTGTGGAGGATCGCGCCGGCGCCGAGGAATCCGACGCCCTGCACGATGTTCGAGGCAATGCGCGTGCGATCCCCGACGCTTGGATCCGGAATCAGCTCCGACATGATCGTAAACAGCGCCGCTCCCATGCAGATGAACATGTTGGTGCGGATACCGGCGCTTTTATGGTGCAGCGTGCGTTCAAGGCCGATGATCCCGCCGAGCGCGCCTGCAAGCAACAAGCGGAGAAGGCTGGGATACAGAAACTCTATTCGATCTACCTCGAGCGCAGTCATATTCAAGAGCGAATGCATGTAATCAGTGAAGGCGCGATTTTAACAAAGCAGAGGGAGATCTCAGTGGCGCGTGGATCGATAGACGGTCGTTCTGGGCTGTCCCGGAACATCGATTTCAGCGATGCGCGTGAGCGAATCGGGATGAACTGCGACAGCAATGGCTACCGGATCGTCTGCGGACGCTATGACGTAGTCCGCCGCTTCTGCCGGACATTGCAGAGAGGAATCCCAAACCAGGTAAATGCCTTCGTTGATGGTTCTTCGGAAAGGAACGCCAGCCATTTCGAATGCTCCGGAATGGGAGCCGACATATGACAAAATCGTGGCATCTGCGGGAAGCGCATCCAGAACTTTGGCAAGCTCTCGATCCACTTGCAAACGAGCTTGGCCATTGGCGCGCACTTCACGAAGGCATACCGGTGTTGCGCGCCAAGCTTCCAAATAGGAGAAAGCCACGAGCAGTCCGAGACAGCATGCTCCGAGTAGAGGCGCATATCGCCACTTCCATCTTTGCTTCAGGAGAACGATTGCAAATCCGAATGCAACTGCTATCGCCGGAATGAGTTCGAGTCCGTAGCGCAGGTTGTAATAAGAGAACGGCCACCATACGGGCAGGAATATAGGCACCGAGCCATATGCGATCGAGAGCGCATAGAACGCGAGCGGCGACCACAACAGCGCCGGCATCTGCCAGTCGAAGCGAAGTGCAAAGAAAAGGCCGGCGAGTGCGACAAACATTACAAGATATCTAGCCAGCTCACTTTCTCCCATGTTTAATTGAGCCGCTTTCTCGAAGTAAATACCGGCCGTCCAGGGATGTCCCTCGCCTGGATACGGTGGAGCACCTTTGGCGGTAGTTCTCTCTGCAATGGCTTTTGCTGAGTACGGGCCGTTTGCAAAATCGAGTGGATTTCCCTTCGAGCCGAAATTGAACGCCAGCCACAGTGTGGGAGCGAGGGTGGTGAGGAGCAGTGCTCTGAAAGCTGACCTGCGGATTGTTTGTCGCTGCTCGTCCGGCAACAAGCGAACTCGCCTGAAGGCGATGGGAAGAACTGTTAGCCAGCAGGCAAAGGCGAGAAACCATCCGTCGTATCGCGTAAGAATTCCTGCCGCGAGCGCAATGGCACCCCTCTCCAGCCACTTGCCTGCGCGTGCATCGCACCGCAGCAATGCGCGATTTGCTTCCACAAAAAAGACGAGGGACCAGATGAAGCAAGCCAGGTACATCGGCTCGTTGAGTGCGGTGGTTTGGACGTAGAGAACATTGGGATTCGCCGCGAATATCAGCATAGCCAGCCAGGCGGCGAGACGCGACCAGATAGAGAGCAAGCGAAAGATTCCCAATCCTGCAATCACATACGAGACCATCGACGGAATCGAACCGCCCAAACCAGACTTCCACAGCCGTGCGCTCACGACAAACGGAATCGTCAGCACATGAGGGAGTGGGAGCCAGACAGTACCCAACTGCATCGGGCCCGGAGTCCGCGAGTCGAAAACGCGGCGCGCGATGTTGATGTGCGCGACCGCGTCTCCGGAGAGAAGAATCTCATTTCGGGAATAGAAGAACCAGAGGACCAGCAGCCCAGCACTCGCGAGGAGAGCGGCGGCAATGCAGTAATCGTATCGATAATCTGGGGCTTCGTGACGCGATCGAGGGTTTTTTTGCTGCAGACCTCTCAATCTAGCTTTGCTCACCGCTAGTTCTGAATTGGAACTCATACGTATTGTAGAAGGAGATCCAGGAGTAACGTGGAGCCGGCCGCCCTCGGCCGGTGTCTCTCTGGGGCTGCCCGAGTGCACTTCCGGCAAGCCGTGTTGCCCTTAAGTCTCTCGCTCGGACACGCTTCAGGTTTTGGTTGCGAAAACCCGGCCGAGGGCGGCCGGCTCCACATTTGCTAGCCGCTAGCCAATGTGCGTGAGTTCGCGAAAGACTTGATAGCGCGCGTCGATCTCTTCCCTGCTGAGGGATTGCAGCCGCTCGGTTCCAAAGCGTTCGACGGCGAACGATCCCATCACTCCGCCGTAAAACATAGCCCGTTTGAAGACCTCGCGGTCTACCTTCTTCTGCGACGCAATGTATCCCATGAAGCCTCCCGCGAACGAATCACCGGCACCGGTGGGATCGCGGACTTCTTCCAGCGGCAACGCAGGAGCGCGAAAGGGATGGTTCCCTCCTCCAAATTCGCCATCTCTGAAGAAGACGGTTGCTCCGTACTCTCCATGCTTGATCACAAGAGCACGCGGACCAAGCTGCAGGATTTTGCGCGCAGCCCGCGGAACGCTTGTCTCGCCGGCGATGAGCTTGGCTTCGTTGTCGTTGATCAGCAGAACATCCACGCCCTTGAGCGTCTGAAAAAGATTGTTGCGATGATGCGGATCGGTGATCCAGTAGTTCATGGTGTCGCCGCCGACCAGCTTCACCCGTCCATCCATTTGGCGGCGAACGTTGCCCTGTAGCACAGGATCAATATTGGCGAGAAACAGGAATTCAGAATCCAGATACTCCGGAGGAACTTGTGGGTTGAAGTTCTGGAAGACATTGAGCTGCGTTTCGAGCGTCCTGGCCTCGTTCAGGTTCTCGCCGTATTCGCCGCGCCAGAAGAAGCTCTTCC
This is a stretch of genomic DNA from Terriglobales bacterium. It encodes these proteins:
- the dapF gene encoding diaminopimelate epimerase, with amino-acid sequence MSARSIPFYKAEACGNDFLIVDAEHMGTDVAALSRRLCDRHRGIGADGVEWVSLDAQGRVHARLFNADGSEAEISGNGTRCVAAWCVETRGGSEVQVVTAAGEKECMLLRRSDCDFEFMTEMGRAEVLGEKTLKINNSSEQGLEISTGNPHFVQFVEHFPSNWQARASAIAESRDFPNGTNVELVRIFGRNRIEFRIWERGAGETQSSGTGSCASAIAAIHSGKVTSPVEVYAPGGKQVVHWDGADALLLEGPARLTCRGEFFA
- a CDS encoding acyl-CoA dehydrogenase family protein encodes the protein MPPFKFKGVDFIDFDSLLSDDERLVRDSTRKFIEENLVPIIEQCNREGRFPRELVKPMAELGFFGASLKGYGCAGMSNVEYGLVMQELERGDSGVRSFVSVQSALVMYPIYAFGSDEQKDQWLPKLAKGEKLGCFGLTEPGFGSNPGGMRTRAVKQGNEYVLNGEKMWITSGSIADVAVIWAKSEEHGGKVRGFLVETNRPGFSAQDVHGKWSLRASVTSGLSLQDVRVPESNLLPKSDGLKSPLMCLNQARYGIAWGAIGAAMSCYDTALQYSLLRKQFRDQPIASHQLVQEKLAWMVTEITKAQLLALQVGRLKDAEKVQHQHISMAKRNNVWMALECARLSRDILGANGIADDYPIMRHMMNLESVKTYEGTHDIHTLIIGSNVTGIDAF
- the glpX gene encoding class II fructose-bisphosphatase translates to MAKPLLGTVQSGNGLTQQMEFELALEFTRIVEEAAIESAKTMGMGDRPKSDQVATEAMRRTMDTIPMRGTIVIGEGERDKAPMLYIGEKVGAKIEGALALPEVDIAVDPLEGTNLCATGAPNAITVLAASERGGLLHAPDCYMEKLVVGPACKDGIDLDAPVKYNLKMIAKSLDRAVKDLVIIVLDRPRHEKLIDEIRTAGARIKLIGDGDLSAGIAAAVLGTGVHAVMGTGGAPEGVITAAAMRCLNGEILARLVIDRPELEQRVAKMGIKDMKKIYRSEDLAPGENVVFAACGVTDGSLLKGVRFFGDGIRTQSLVMTRSTGKVRFIDSIHVHQGPEFKVRF
- a CDS encoding PfkB family carbohydrate kinase translates to MAIVVVGSVAYDGIKSPSGQVDRCLGGAATYFALSASYFTQVRIVAVVGEDFNKKDEDVFRSHKVDTRGIEHANGKSFFWRGEYGENLNEARTLETQLNVFQNFNPQVPPEYLDSEFLFLANIDPVLQGNVRRQMDGRVKLVGGDTMNYWITDPHHRNNLFQTLKGVDVLLINDNEAKLIAGETSVPRAARKILQLGPRALVIKHGEYGATVFFRDGEFGGGNHPFRAPALPLEEVRDPTGAGDSFAGGFMGYIASQKKVDREVFKRAMFYGGVMGSFAVERFGTERLQSLSREEIDARYQVFRELTHIG
- a CDS encoding MgtC/SapB family protein; translated protein: MHSLLNMTALEVDRIEFLYPSLLRLLLAGALGGIIGLERTLHHKSAGIRTNMFICMGAALFTIMSELIPDPSVGDRTRIASNIVQGVGFLGAGAILHNKGGVSGLTTAATIWVVASIGMAAGAGHYLLATLTAVIILVALNLLGYLEARLGLKPITVSYEVTGKSAPEILDELNRVFEESHHFMHGLQIGRSADLSRVLFNLTCTVPEHRALESKIKLQRGIESVATFAKSEEE